A genomic region of Megalobrama amblycephala isolate DHTTF-2021 linkage group LG6, ASM1881202v1, whole genome shotgun sequence contains the following coding sequences:
- the lnpa gene encoding endoplasmic reticulum junction formation protein lunapark-A isoform X2 has protein sequence MIGKVIVASPFLIFPLLVWLLRKLLIVLYNKRTERNNEKLEELKAEKKKILEQVMETETYKNAKLILERFDPDSKKKLELEAQPIGPPATPRQGQELRQRLVSPRPAGRPPPVPVTAPAVPLTPLSAPGGPPEKGLATSTPHGLIRRPGTPAGSPAPGMGMHPPGPPLARPVLPRERGAMDRVIEYLVGDGPQNRYALICQQCLSHNGMALKEEFEYVAFRCAYCYFLNPARKTRPQAPRLPEFTAETKMSQDPPAVAMETDLSSSPPAPEGKAASPGHVKAEPGEQHTEDSPSEEKPADPDPHTDLPDKSEGEHDVSAMEVE, from the exons ATGATAGGAAAAGTAATCGTGGCATCACCGTTCTTGATATTTCCTCTGTT AGTTTGGCTCCTGAGGAAACTGCTGATTGTTTTATACAACAAGCGAACGGAGAGAAACA ATGAAAAATTAGAAGAGCTGAAAgcagagaaaaagaaaata CTGGAACAGGTAATGGAAACGGAAACCTACAAAAACGCTAAGCTGATTCTGGAACGGTTTGACCCAGACTCTAAGAAAAAGCTT GAGTTGGAAGCTCAACCCATTGGCCCACCGGCGACTCCAAGACAAGGCCAAG AGCTGCGTCAGAGGCTTGTGTCCCCTCGTCCCGCTGGACGTCCACCTCCTGTTCCTGTAACTGCCCCCGCAGTCCCCCTTACTCCACTATCTGCCCCGGGTGGGCCGCCTGAAAAAGGTCTGGCAACCTCGACACCACATGGTCTGATCAGGAGGCCTGGGACTCCGGCTGGCTCTCCTGCCCCAGGGATGG gAATGCACCCTCCAGGTCCTCCGCTGGCCAGACCCGTCCTCCCCAGAGAGCGAGGTGCCATGGACAGGGTCATTGAGTACCTAGTGGGTGATGGACCTCAGAACAG ATATGCTCTGATATGCCAGCAGTGTTTATCTCATAATGGTATGGCTTTAAAGGAGGAGTTTGAATATGTTG CATTCAGATGTGCCTACTGTTATTTCCTGAACCCGGCCCGGAAGACACGTCCCCAGGCCCCGCGTCTCCCAGAATTCACCGCAGAAACCAAGATGAGCCAAGACCCCCCTGCTGTTGCCATGGAGACAGACCTGTCTAGCTCTCCACCTGCCCCAG AGGGTAAAGCAGCCAGTCCAGGGCATGTGAAAGCAGAACCTGGAGAACAGCACACAGAAGACAGTCCTTCAGAAGAGAAGCCAGCAGATCCAGATCCACACACCGACCTCCCCGACAAATCAGAGGGCGAACATGATGTGTCCGCCATGGAAGTGGAATAG
- the lnpa gene encoding endoplasmic reticulum junction formation protein lunapark-A isoform X1: MGAVVSRWRAKPSTVEVLEGLDKDIQALEEYREKNQKQRKLWVYRLLLYSALLYMIACTVVYVWYIPEQMIGKVIVASPFLIFPLLVWLLRKLLIVLYNKRTERNNEKLEELKAEKKKILEQVMETETYKNAKLILERFDPDSKKKLELEAQPIGPPATPRQGQELRQRLVSPRPAGRPPPVPVTAPAVPLTPLSAPGGPPEKGLATSTPHGLIRRPGTPAGSPAPGMGMHPPGPPLARPVLPRERGAMDRVIEYLVGDGPQNRYALICQQCLSHNGMALKEEFEYVAFRCAYCYFLNPARKTRPQAPRLPEFTAETKMSQDPPAVAMETDLSSSPPAPEGKAASPGHVKAEPGEQHTEDSPSEEKPADPDPHTDLPDKSEGEHDVSAMEVE, from the exons ATGGGCGCTGTGGTATCTCGGTGGAGG GCCAAGCCATCCACTGTAGAGGTCTTGGAGGGTCTTGATAAG GATATCCAGGCCCTTGAGGAATACAGAGAGAAGAACCAGAAGCAGAGGAAGTTATGGGTTTACAGACTGCTGTTGTACTCAGCCCTGCTCTACATGATAGCCTGTACAGTCGTCTACGTCTGGTACATCCCAGAGCAGATGATAGGAAAAGTAATAGTGGCGTCACCATTCTTGATATTTCCTCTGTT AGTTTGGCTCCTGAGGAAACTGCTGATTGTTTTATACAACAAGCGAACGGAGAGAAACA ATGAAAAATTAGAAGAGCTGAAAgcagagaaaaagaaaata CTGGAACAGGTAATGGAAACGGAAACCTACAAAAACGCTAAGCTGATTCTGGAACGGTTTGACCCAGACTCTAAGAAAAAGCTT GAGTTGGAAGCTCAACCCATTGGCCCACCGGCGACTCCAAGACAAGGCCAAG AGCTGCGTCAGAGGCTTGTGTCCCCTCGTCCCGCTGGACGTCCACCTCCTGTTCCTGTAACTGCCCCCGCAGTCCCCCTTACTCCACTATCTGCCCCGGGTGGGCCGCCTGAAAAAGGTCTGGCAACCTCGACACCACATGGTCTGATCAGGAGGCCTGGGACTCCGGCTGGCTCTCCTGCCCCAGGGATGG gAATGCACCCTCCAGGTCCTCCGCTGGCCAGACCCGTCCTCCCCAGAGAGCGAGGTGCCATGGACAGGGTCATTGAGTACCTAGTGGGTGATGGACCTCAGAACAG ATATGCTCTGATATGCCAGCAGTGTTTATCTCATAATGGTATGGCTTTAAAGGAGGAGTTTGAATATGTTG CATTCAGATGTGCCTACTGTTATTTCCTGAACCCGGCCCGGAAGACACGTCCCCAGGCCCCGCGTCTCCCAGAATTCACCGCAGAAACCAAGATGAGCCAAGACCCCCCTGCTGTTGCCATGGAGACAGACCTGTCTAGCTCTCCACCTGCCCCAG AGGGTAAAGCAGCCAGTCCAGGGCATGTGAAAGCAGAACCTGGAGAACAGCACACAGAAGACAGTCCTTCAGAAGAGAAGCCAGCAGATCCAGATCCACACACCGACCTCCCCGACAAATCAGAGGGCGAACATGATGTGTCCGCCATGGAAGTGGAATAG